One window of Mycoplasma cottewii genomic DNA carries:
- the hprK gene encoding HPr(Ser) kinase/phosphatase: protein MKKLTVKKLIDNLKLDCEILAGENNLDNEIKSYGLNRAGLELTGFFRELDDKTYRRVVLLSTKEQQYMSMFDKETRMKKYTDLINVNPPLIIITKNFDDEVLVDVAKKLNKPLVKILYESTAQLIRRFLDVYDTFFCPTIEEHATLLNIFGKGVLIKGRSGIGKSEIALELVKNNHLFVGDDRIILTQKANTIYGKSHPILKNLVEVRGIGIFDIAKASGYQIIMEESPVDLVIDLVPFRENGIDSTERLGFEWNEIDILGVKVKHISIPVSAGRSVTNIIQAAVGQFKINQSDQAENIDDLLEERTIKFIQESDD, encoded by the coding sequence ATGAAAAAATTAACCGTTAAAAAACTTATTGATAATTTAAAATTAGATTGTGAAATTTTAGCTGGAGAAAATAATTTAGATAATGAAATTAAAAGTTATGGATTAAATCGTGCAGGTTTAGAATTAACTGGATTTTTTAGAGAATTAGATGATAAAACTTATAGAAGAGTTGTTTTACTATCAACAAAAGAACAACAATATATGTCAATGTTTGATAAAGAAACTAGAATGAAAAAATATACTGATCTAATCAATGTAAATCCACCTTTAATTATTATTACTAAGAATTTTGATGATGAAGTTCTAGTTGATGTAGCTAAAAAATTAAATAAACCATTAGTAAAAATTTTATATGAATCAACAGCACAATTAATAAGAAGATTTTTAGATGTTTATGATACTTTTTTCTGTCCAACAATTGAAGAACATGCTACTTTATTAAATATCTTTGGAAAAGGAGTTTTAATTAAAGGAAGATCGGGGATCGGGAAATCAGAGATAGCTTTAGAATTAGTAAAAAACAACCACTTATTTGTTGGTGATGATAGAATAATTCTTACTCAAAAAGCAAATACAATCTATGGAAAATCTCACCCTATTTTAAAAAACTTAGTTGAAGTTAGAGGGATCGGAATCTTTGATATAGCTAAAGCTAGTGGATATCAAATTATTATGGAAGAATCACCAGTTGATTTAGTTATTGATCTTGTACCATTTAGAGAAAATGGAATTGATTCAACTGAAAGACTTGGTTTTGAATGAAATGAAATTGATATTTTAGGAGTTAAAGTTAAACATATTTCTATTCCAGTTAGTGCTGGACGAAGCGTTACAAATATTATTCAAGCAGCAGTTGGTCAATTTAAAATTAATCAATCAGATCAAGCAGAAAACATAGATGATTTACTAGAAGAAAGAACTATTAAATTTATTCAAGAATCAGACGATTAG
- a CDS encoding prolipoprotein diacylglyceryl transferase: MPNTYYQWLEQNGDPSKARNLFGVVPAYPIFMFIGIILVIIASIVHLKRKGIPLKEFETSIFIIIPAGILGATIFGKIFLPFYQQPNTWYKIFFFWDPGMSLFGSLLFGTLFGIAFFLKRSKVTKISLWVYADCIIPNILLGQMIGRWGNFYNHEILGPQVSYESLYYLPEFIKNKLFYFPSFGTFHNPDNVNDLLINHDGWWIVGSDVYDKIKHFISSEYNNQTFDQVLNQKITYNQPLFLFESFLNFILWILITFVIRNIGMWFSKPKPWELEPKAFPGWFNKQYKSLKESDIKDIQTLVPVKYKKVIINKDDQEIELKLSFYQAWNKAFYWYEPDQNSVNQIEKQIFNYFDSKYNAEQQFKRIKIQHKNKLIKIQKDYDLKLSRLNKNSDQYNELLNLLKQELDKEKEIFKQKQNNYYKTYSIWNKIFNVNPYSKELEKLHNPHNYLVIRCGVATGCFITGYLIIRIILESFRKPTEYFIQNHSVINFIILSLILLSGIAIILIAQFIAPYKWREIGWLYEKSY; encoded by the coding sequence ATGCCAAATACGTACTATCAATGACTAGAACAAAATGGTGATCCATCAAAAGCCAGAAATCTTTTTGGAGTAGTGCCAGCTTATCCAATTTTTATGTTTATTGGAATTATTTTAGTAATAATTGCTAGTATTGTTCATTTAAAAAGAAAAGGAATTCCATTAAAAGAATTTGAAACTTCAATTTTTATAATTATTCCTGCTGGTATTTTAGGAGCAACTATTTTTGGAAAAATATTTTTACCTTTTTATCAACAACCAAATACTTGATATAAAATATTTTTCTTTTGAGATCCTGGTATGTCTTTATTTGGTTCTTTATTATTTGGTACGTTATTTGGTATAGCATTCTTTTTAAAAAGATCTAAAGTAACTAAAATATCATTATGAGTTTATGCTGATTGTATAATTCCAAATATTTTATTAGGTCAAATGATTGGTCGATGAGGTAATTTTTATAATCACGAAATATTAGGTCCTCAAGTTAGTTATGAATCACTTTATTATTTACCTGAATTTATTAAAAATAAATTATTTTACTTTCCTAGTTTTGGTACTTTTCATAATCCTGATAATGTTAATGATCTATTAATCAATCACGATGGATGATGAATAGTTGGAAGTGATGTTTATGATAAAATTAAACATTTTATAAGCAGTGAATATAACAATCAAACTTTTGATCAAGTTTTAAATCAAAAAATAACTTACAATCAACCATTATTTTTATTTGAATCATTTTTAAATTTTATATTATGAATATTAATTACTTTTGTTATTAGAAATATAGGTATGTGATTTTCAAAACCTAAACCTTGAGAATTAGAACCAAAAGCATTTCCAGGTTGATTTAATAAACAATACAAATCATTAAAAGAAAGTGATATTAAAGATATTCAAACACTAGTTCCTGTTAAATATAAAAAAGTTATTATAAATAAAGATGATCAAGAAATTGAATTAAAACTTTCATTTTATCAAGCTTGAAATAAAGCGTTTTATTGATATGAACCTGATCAAAATAGTGTAAATCAAATTGAAAAACAAATTTTTAATTATTTTGATTCAAAATATAATGCTGAACAACAATTTAAAAGAATCAAAATTCAACATAAAAATAAACTAATTAAAATTCAAAAAGATTATGATTTAAAATTATCTAGATTAAATAAAAACTCAGATCAATATAATGAATTATTAAATTTATTAAAACAAGAATTAGATAAAGAAAAAGAAATCTTTAAACAAAAACAAAACAATTACTATAAAACATATAGTATTTGAAATAAAATATTTAATGTAAATCCATATTCAAAAGAATTAGAAAAGTTACATAATCCACACAATTATTTAGTTATTAGATGTGGTGTTGCTACTGGGTGTTTTATTACAGGTTATTTAATTATTAGAATTATTTTAGAATCATTTAGAAAACCAACAGAATATTTTATTCAAAATCATTCAGTAATAAATTTTATTATTTTAAGTTTAATTTTATTAAGTGGAATTGCAATAATATTAATAGCGCAATTTATAGCGCCTTATAAATGAAGAGAGATAGGTTGATTATATGAAAAATCTTACTAA
- the trxB gene encoding thioredoxin-disulfide reductase, protein MKNLTNEVYDVLIVGAGPAGLTAAIYTTRAGLKTAVFEHSAPGGKLVKTDLIENYPGFETITGPDLAMKMYMQAMSLGAEIQFYGVSKIVKNEDLFEVELSNGEIKKAISVILASGTEENKLGIPGEDKLYGKGVSYCAVCDGAFYKNKPVAVVGGGYSAVQEAMYLSQLVDKVYLIVRRDVFRADANKVAKLKAQNNVEFILKSQVKQINGEEKVESILVNTPEGEKTIKVDAIFPYIGSTPVIESVKDLHLENEKGYIPTTDKMESTIKGLYIAGDVRDVPLRQIAIACGDGAIAGQMAVEYVQEVK, encoded by the coding sequence ATGAAAAATCTTACTAATGAAGTTTATGACGTTTTAATAGTTGGTGCAGGTCCTGCTGGACTAACTGCAGCTATTTATACAACACGTGCAGGATTAAAAACAGCTGTGTTTGAACATTCAGCTCCAGGTGGAAAATTAGTTAAAACAGATCTAATTGAAAACTATCCTGGATTTGAAACAATTACCGGACCTGATTTAGCTATGAAAATGTACATGCAAGCGATGAGTTTAGGAGCTGAAATTCAATTTTATGGTGTAAGTAAAATTGTAAAAAATGAAGATCTATTTGAAGTAGAATTATCAAATGGTGAAATTAAAAAAGCTATTTCAGTTATTTTGGCTAGTGGAACTGAAGAAAATAAATTAGGTATTCCTGGTGAGGATAAATTATACGGTAAAGGTGTAAGTTATTGTGCAGTTTGTGATGGTGCATTTTATAAAAATAAACCAGTTGCAGTTGTAGGTGGAGGATATTCTGCTGTTCAAGAAGCTATGTATTTATCTCAATTAGTAGATAAAGTTTATTTAATTGTAAGAAGAGATGTGTTTAGAGCCGATGCTAATAAAGTTGCAAAATTAAAAGCACAAAACAACGTTGAATTTATTTTAAAATCTCAAGTTAAACAAATTAATGGTGAAGAAAAAGTTGAATCAATTTTAGTAAATACTCCAGAAGGAGAAAAAACAATAAAAGTTGATGCAATTTTCCCTTACATTGGATCAACTCCTGTGATTGAATCAGTTAAAGATTTACATTTAGAAAACGAAAAAGGATATATTCCTACAACTGATAAAATGGAATCAACAATTAAAGGATTATATATTGCTGGTGATGTTAGAGATGTACCTTTACGTCAAATTGCTATTGCTTGTGGTGATGGAGCTATTGCTGGTCAGATGGCTGTTGAATATGTTCAAGAAGTAAAGTAA
- a CDS encoding prolipoprotein diacylglyceryl transferase has product MTEKKTNKSAYNLKLKLVRNKSIIAISLWVLLSLCVVLFLVLTTSLLRQNWTDGNSFSDPSNSNHTSLTYNNVKPEYGKIRIYSLTMTVGMMLSIAYGLVNFYKKGLSINDLSLSVIFIIPASLLGASFFGKIDQTNMPFFERFAFWEGGLAIHGGVFAGTFVGIIFFCIVGRRTKTSILVYGDAIIPNILLGQVIGRWGNFFNHEVLGHPIAKIANSISRNYTDADIDQLFGAFLQNNARPLWLPDIILKNSLSVYNGATDTINGVELSQGNLVLLSPIFFYESILLLTCWVVITFIIPNIYKLFSKPIDANNNVIKIDWLFSFVQFFKPWVKSTDQKISSKDAWKKALSNNTKSNAVEEFKIKASQIKLANKNFIVKKWQTNQLLLDLNNKNNYAITKSGVAMFSYFMLWNVVRYVLELTRSNDNLFISNNKDLSLAIIGLSVVIGFIGIVCSQYVFCRLFRKPNWLYEVEYFSIVEV; this is encoded by the coding sequence ATGACAGAAAAAAAGACAAATAAATCAGCTTATAATCTTAAGTTAAAACTAGTTAGAAATAAATCAATTATTGCTATTAGTTTATGAGTGTTATTAAGTTTATGTGTAGTTTTATTTTTAGTTTTAACAACTTCATTACTACGTCAAAACTGAACTGATGGTAATTCATTTTCTGATCCATCAAATAGTAATCACACTTCTTTAACTTATAATAATGTAAAACCAGAATATGGAAAAATAAGAATATATTCTCTAACAATGACTGTTGGAATGATGCTATCAATTGCTTATGGTTTAGTTAATTTTTATAAAAAAGGATTATCAATAAATGACTTATCACTTTCAGTAATTTTTATTATTCCTGCTTCATTACTAGGTGCTTCATTTTTTGGAAAAATAGATCAAACAAATATGCCATTTTTTGAAAGATTTGCATTTTGAGAAGGTGGATTAGCAATTCATGGTGGAGTATTTGCTGGAACTTTTGTAGGAATAATATTTTTCTGTATAGTAGGACGAAGAACTAAAACTTCTATACTAGTTTATGGTGATGCAATTATTCCAAATATTTTATTAGGTCAAGTAATTGGAAGATGAGGAAACTTTTTCAATCACGAAGTATTAGGTCATCCAATTGCAAAAATAGCTAATTCAATTTCTAGAAATTATACTGATGCAGATATTGATCAATTATTTGGAGCATTTTTACAAAATAATGCTAGACCTTTATGATTACCAGATATCATTTTAAAAAATTCATTATCAGTTTATAACGGAGCAACAGATACAATTAATGGAGTTGAATTATCACAAGGTAATTTAGTATTACTTTCTCCAATCTTTTTCTATGAATCAATTTTATTATTAACTTGTTGAGTTGTAATTACTTTTATTATTCCTAATATTTATAAACTATTTTCTAAACCAATTGATGCTAATAATAATGTAATTAAAATTGATTGATTATTTAGTTTTGTTCAATTTTTCAAACCTTGAGTTAAATCAACTGATCAAAAAATAAGTAGCAAAGACGCTTGAAAAAAAGCTTTATCAAATAATACAAAATCAAATGCTGTTGAAGAATTTAAAATAAAAGCATCACAAATAAAATTAGCTAATAAAAACTTTATAGTTAAAAAATGACAAACTAATCAACTTTTATTAGATTTAAATAATAAAAATAATTATGCTATTACTAAAAGTGGAGTAGCTATGTTTAGTTATTTTATGTTATGAAATGTTGTTAGATATGTTTTAGAATTAACTAGATCAAATGATAATCTATTTATTTCAAATAATAAAGATTTATCATTAGCTATCATAGGCTTATCAGTTGTTATTGGTTTTATTGGAATTGTATGTTCTCAATATGTATTTTGTAGATTATTTAGAAAGCCTAATTGATTATACGAAGTAGAATATTTTAGTATTGTTGAAGTTTAA
- the whiA gene encoding DNA-binding protein WhiA, whose translation MSFALEVKEEIVTHSFNHDQKLAYLSGFIRYSSDIIFSNQAQKIRFSTISNKIARTLLSFTKEFFNGEVEISIIQSQVLKKNKTFVLTLIGDVDKFLQDLKIYNKDNQKIYDYQVDESIKDKTSIIRAYIAGIFTAVGSVNSPKTSNYHLELQFKSLIDADRFMILNKDLGFDFKLLERNANRFICYLKRSIMVSDFLKLIDASNSVLAFENERISRDVYNSINRVNNIDISNQTKVLKAGKKQVEMINYLKESNQFHLLSKKAQVLAEIRIENPDYSYIELVEEMKQKGYSITKSGVSNLFRTMDKYLK comes from the coding sequence ATGTCATTTGCTTTAGAAGTTAAAGAAGAAATAGTTACTCATAGTTTTAATCATGATCAAAAACTAGCTTATCTTTCCGGATTTATTAGATATAGCTCTGATATTATCTTTTCTAATCAAGCTCAAAAAATAAGATTTTCAACAATAAGTAATAAAATAGCAAGAACATTATTAAGTTTTACAAAAGAGTTTTTTAATGGAGAAGTTGAAATATCAATTATTCAATCTCAAGTATTAAAAAAGAATAAAACATTTGTTTTAACTTTAATTGGGGATGTTGATAAATTCTTACAAGATCTAAAAATTTATAACAAAGATAATCAAAAAATCTATGATTATCAAGTTGATGAATCAATCAAAGATAAAACTTCAATTATAAGAGCTTATATTGCAGGAATTTTTACAGCAGTTGGATCAGTTAATTCTCCAAAAACAAGTAATTATCATTTAGAGTTACAATTTAAAAGTTTAATTGATGCTGATCGTTTTATGATATTAAATAAAGATTTAGGTTTCGATTTTAAATTGTTAGAACGTAATGCAAACAGATTTATTTGTTATTTAAAAAGATCAATTATGGTGTCTGATTTTTTAAAATTAATTGATGCAAGTAATTCTGTTTTAGCTTTTGAAAATGAAAGAATTTCACGTGATGTTTATAACAGTATTAATAGGGTTAATAATATAGATATTTCAAATCAAACTAAAGTTTTAAAAGCAGGTAAAAAACAAGTTGAAATGATTAACTATTTAAAAGAATCTAATCAATTTCATTTACTAAGTAAGAAAGCTCAAGTTTTAGCTGAAATAAGAATAGAAAATCCAGATTATTCATATATTGAACTGGTTGAAGAAATGAAACAAAAAGGTTATAGTATTACAAAATCTGGAGTAAGTAATTTATTTAGAACAATGGATAAATATTTAAAATAA
- a CDS encoding BspA family leucine-rich repeat surface protein, producing the protein MKLRRFFSLITLFSTSLISTSTLIAYSLKNDQNHTQNNQTNNSQKTIIDDLNTIIQEIKNKINLIDTKIGAILKQKQHLQTQLDMIVQENMSKITKLNERIEQIDKEITRLEGEKNQYKQEAEAKQQELQEIQKKLNSSIQQINTYKEVVIDIWNKKTKDTIWAGETYSNLLDRFNKTISLKFELKDTSQANNKINDGGDKKFKVKKGEIELELEMGKIYKNSQSKVEQGDKLIEFGWSAEGRIEKMSDNISEVPEYLPWFITSLDYAFYKSRSTFIINLEKWDTSNVKSMEGVFEGSNFDYSIANWNIENVVNFKRMFFSASNFKQSIKSWRIKKIVRGEGIALLDFINKECPIWRHSLNHWRLYLPELVVNSYRGGNRGVGFEDGRILNP; encoded by the coding sequence ATGAAACTACGAAGATTTTTCTCTTTAATAACATTATTTTCTACTAGCTTAATCTCAACTTCAACTTTAATTGCTTATAGCTTAAAAAATGATCAAAATCATACTCAAAATAATCAAACAAATAATTCACAAAAGACAATAATAGATGATTTAAACACAATAATTCAAGAAATAAAAAATAAGATAAATTTAATTGATACTAAGATTGGTGCTATTTTAAAACAAAAGCAACACTTGCAAACTCAACTTGATATGATAGTTCAAGAAAACATGAGTAAAATAACAAAATTAAACGAACGAATAGAACAAATAGATAAGGAAATCACAAGATTAGAAGGTGAAAAAAATCAATATAAACAAGAGGCAGAAGCTAAACAACAAGAGTTACAAGAAATACAAAAAAAACTCAATTCATCAATCCAACAAATTAATACCTATAAAGAAGTTGTTATTGATATTTGAAATAAAAAAACAAAAGACACCATTTGAGCTGGTGAAACTTATAGTAATTTATTAGATAGATTTAATAAAACTATTTCACTTAAATTTGAATTAAAAGACACAAGCCAAGCTAATAATAAAATAAATGATGGTGGAGATAAAAAATTTAAAGTTAAAAAAGGTGAAATAGAACTTGAATTAGAAATGGGAAAAATTTATAAAAATTCTCAATCTAAAGTCGAACAAGGAGATAAATTAATTGAGTTTGGTTGAAGTGCCGAAGGCAGAATTGAGAAAATGAGTGATAACATTTCAGAAGTACCTGAATATTTACCTTGATTTATTACAAGTCTTGATTATGCTTTTTATAAATCAAGATCTACATTTATTATTAATTTAGAAAAGTGAGATACGTCTAATGTGAAAAGTATGGAGGGTGTGTTTGAGGGTTCTAATTTTGATTATTCAATAGCGAATTGGAATATTGAAAACGTAGTAAATTTCAAGAGAATGTTTTTTTCAGCAAGTAATTTTAAGCAAAGTATAAAGTCTTGGAGAATAAAAAAAATTGTAAGAGGAGAGGGTATAGCACTACTTGATTTTATTAATAAAGAATGTCCTATTTGAAGACATTCACTAAATCATTGAAGGTTATATCTCCCTGAACTTGTTGTAAATTCTTATAGAGGTGGAAATCGTGGTGTAGGATTTGAAGATGGAAGAATTTTAAACCCATAA